A genomic window from Brassica rapa cultivar Chiifu-401-42 unplaced genomic scaffold, CAAS_Brap_v3.01 Scaffold0765, whole genome shotgun sequence includes:
- the LOC117130989 gene encoding uncharacterized protein LOC117130989, whose protein sequence is MVYLKVSAQKGKDHFGKVWKLAVRFIGPYWIIGRVGEVAYRLELPEDMNLHPVFHASMLRRHIRDPDSIEPERIPELRTNLTYPEGQIRIGERRLKMLKNREIPKIQVFWGRQNRLVITWEDEDRFRQNYPEFFEDEAATSSAP, encoded by the coding sequence atggtctatctcaaggTATCAGCTCAGAAAGGAAAGGATCATTTTGGCAAAGTTTGGAAGTTAGCAGTTCGTTTCATTGGTCCATACTGGATCATTGGAAGAGTAGGAGAAGTAGCTTACAGGCTAGAGCTGCCAGAAGACATGAATTTACACCCTGTATTTCATGCATCTATGCTGAGAAGGCACATTCGAGATCCTGATTCTATCGAGCCTGAGAGAATCCCAGAGCTGAGGACAAATCTCACATATCCAGAAGGGCAGATACGCATCGGGGAACGACGTTTGAAGATGCTGAAGAATAGGGAGATTCCTAAAATCCAAGTCTTTTGGGGAAGACAAAACCGCTTGGTGATAACATGGGAAGATGAAGACAGATTTCGTCAGAACTATCCAGAGTTCTTCGAAGATGAAGCAGCGACGTCATCAGCACcttag